A single region of the Lotus japonicus ecotype B-129 chromosome 4, LjGifu_v1.2 genome encodes:
- the LOC130714067 gene encoding ras-related protein RABA6b-like: protein MMADAFDEECDYLFKTVLIGDSGVGKSNLLSRFAKDEFRLDSKPTIGVEFAYSNIKVRDKLIKAQIWDTAGQERFRAITSSYYRGALGAMVVYDITRRSSYENVRNWLLELREFGGEDMVVILVGNKSDLGQSREVEKEEGKGFAETEGLCFMETSALKNLNVEEVFLEMITKILDITCQRSLEAKVDEKPINVFSGKEIHLVDEVTATKQATCCST, encoded by the exons ATGATGGCTGATGCATTTGATGAAGAGTGTGATTATCTGTTCAAGACTGTGTTGATTGGTGACTCTGGAGTTGGGAAATCAAATCTGCTGTCAAGGTTTGCAAAAGATGAATTCCGGTTGGATTCGAAGCCCACTATTGgagttgaatttgcttacagtAATATCAAGGTCAGAGACAAACTCATCAAAGCTCAGATATGGGATACTGCCGGCCAAGAGAG GTTCAGAGCAATCACAAGCTCGTATTACAGAGGAGCCTTGGGGGCAATGGTGGTGTATGACATAACGAGGCGATCAAGCTATGAGAATGTAAGAAACTGGTTATTGGAGCTGAGAGAGTTTGGTGGGGAAGACATGGTGGTTATTCTGGTGGGAAACAAAAGTGATCTGGGTCAATCAAGAGAAGTTGAGAAGGAAGAAGGTAAAGGGTTTGCAGAGACAGAAGGGTTGTGTTTCATGGAAACCTCTGCTCTGAAGAATCTGAACGTTGAGGAAGTGTTCTTAGAAATGATTACAAAGATACTTGACATCACATGCCAGAGAAGTTTGGAAGCCAAAGTTGACGAGAAACCGATTAATGTTTTCAGTGGGAAGGAGATTCATCTAGTGGATGAAGTCACTGCAACTAAACAAGCCACTTGCTGTTCAACATAA
- the LOC130714064 gene encoding golgin candidate 2: MANWISSKLKAAENILHQIDQQAAESLRKNEKLRSDELGIHDAPAAKSGSVVSLKNQLKKKPSENNDYHGKLHSDPNFTTAPKSSPTPTLADADWTQLLSSPTHSIASASGGDHGNGARGFNKNGRKHKDLLLSDVKRNHKTGTSGSRSLQRLNSVKLTRKTSDDGMGFTSERHSTDGKPLVEKNDKANQQHQHTFNYRDISPPESLQEDNKTLPMPVSDLDNAKIAPDVVPGQLRGAMKARHGLNSLSGNSKSDDFKRGSSISDGSSESDTDSGSSYDSESEHEREERRKKRERVLAEKAAAIAINAIREKENMVAKLEGEKQSLEKILEERAYQQAQEASQLQNTTMETMEAVELEKQKHNNTRMEVLARLAKLETVNADLARSLAAVQCNLEVEVKQVAELRQKIVSKEFVHEELRRSMNPRQTGASRNLLASKGVEFEREILEAELSLINDKVSQLQEKARKLEADIEMTRKEIEQPTEVEVELKRRLHQMTDHLIQKQAKVESLSSEKASLQFRIEAVSRLLDENMSASGSTAMNPASSSSDVESGIWELSNSKLKPMLKARIHSGKRQLGYLLQQLDYIFVAGAVFLKRNPTAKLWAMIYLVCLHLWVIYILTSHSGPSNEGRSGAVISLENINNTGGV; the protein is encoded by the exons ATGGCGAATTGGATCTCCTCCAAACTCAAAGCCGCAGAGAACATTCTCCATCAG ATCGATCAGCAAGCAGCCGAATCGCTTCGGAAGAACGAGAAGCTTCGATCCGACGAACTCGGCATTCATGATGCTCCTGCAGCCAAATCAGGGAGCGTCGTCTCTCTCAAGAATCAATTGAAGAAGAAACCCTCCGAAAACAATGACTATCATGGTAAACTGCACAGTGACCCCAATTTTACAACTGCACCCAAATCTAGCCCTACCCCTACCCTCGCAGATGCTGATTGGACTCAACTCCTCAGCTCACCTACTCACTCTATAGCTTCTGCTTCTGGAGGGGATCACGGTAATGGGGCTCGTGGTTTCAACAAAAATGGTAGGAAGCACAAGGATTTATTGCTTTCGGATGTAAAGAGGAATCACAAAACCGGTACCAGTGGTTCAAGGTCTTTGCAGAGGTTAAACTCTGTCAAATTGACTAGAAAAACTAGTGACGATGGGATGGGCTTTACCTCAGAGAGGCATTCAACTGATGGTAAACCTTTGGTTGAGAAGAATGATAAAGCAAATCAACAACACCAGCACACTTTTAATTATAGGGATATTTCTCCACCAGAATCTCTGCAGGAAGACAACAAAACTTTGCCAATGCCCGTGTCTGACCTTGATAATGCTAAGATTGCACCAGATGTTGTTCCTGGTCAGCTTAGAGGTGCAATGAAAGCGAGGCATGGGCTTAATTCACTTTCTGGAAATTCAAAATCTGATGATTTCAAAAGGGGTTCTTCCATCAGTGATGGAAGTTCTGAGTCAGATACAGATTCCGGTTCATCGTATGATTCTGAAAGTGAACATGAGAGGGAGGAAAGGAGAAAGAAGAGGGAAAGGGTCCTGGCGGAGAAAGCAGCAGCTATAGCAATAAATGCTATCAGGGAAAAGGAGAATATGGTGGCCAAATTAGAAGGCGAGAAACAAAGTCTAGAGAAAATACTTGAAGAGCGAGCTTATCAACAAGCCCAAGAG GCTTCACAGCTTCAGAACACTACGATGGAAACAATGGAAGCTGTTGAGTTAGAAAAGCAGAAACATAATAATACTAGAATGGAAGTTCTTGCACGTTTAGCGAAACTGGAG ACTGTTAATGCTGATCTTGCACGATCCCTTGCAGCTGTGCAGTGTAACCTTGAAGTCGAG GTTAAACAAGTGGCAGAACTCAGACAGAAGATTGTATCAAAAGAGTTTGTTCATGAAG AGCTTAGAAGGAGCATGAATCCTCGTCAAACTGGAGCTTCACGAAATCTA CTAGCTTCAAAAGGAGTTGAGTTTGAGCGAGAAATTCTTGAGGCAGAGCTTTCTCTAATTAATGATAAAGTTTCACAGCTACAGGAAAAG GCTAGGAAGCTGGAAGCTGACATTGAAATGACCAGGAAGGAGATAGAACAACCAACAGAAGTTGAAGTTGAGCTCAAGCGAAGGCTTCATCAAATGACTGATCACTTGATACAGAAACAAGCCAAG GTTGAATCTCTCTCTTCTGAGAAGGCGAGTCTTCAATTCAGAATTGAG GCAGTATCAAGGCTGCTTGATGAGAACATGTCAGCATCAGGCTCAACAGCTATGAATCCTGCCTCATCATCAAGTGATGTAGAATCAGGAATATGGGAGCTCTCAAACTCAAAGTTGAAGCCTATGCTGAAAGCCAGAATTCATTCTGGCAAGAGACAGCTGGGGTACTTGCTTCAACAATTAGATTATATTTTCGTGGCTGGTGCTGTTTTTTTGAAACGGAATCCAACAGCTAAATTATGGGCTATGATTTACCTTGTTTGCCTTCATTTGTGGGTGATTTATATTCTAACATCACATTCTGGTCCATCAAATGAGGGTAGATCTGGTGCCGTGATCTCATTGGAGAACATTAATAACACCGGAGGAGTATGA